The Salvelinus namaycush isolate Seneca chromosome 28, SaNama_1.0, whole genome shotgun sequence genome contains a region encoding:
- the LOC120023252 gene encoding leucine-rich repeat and immunoglobulin-like domain-containing nogo receptor-interacting protein 2: MRRFALYHCHPLLGGALLLLLASCAMGCPARCDCSAQTKSVSCHRKRLPTIPEGIPIETRLLDLSKNKLRSITPDNFSSFLQLEDLDLSDNLIGVVEPGSFKFQLSLRSLNFHSNLLQLVPAGVLSGLANLTSLDLSHNRLVVLLDHGFQDLRRLVSLEVGDNELVFISQRAFTGLLGLQSLTLERCNLTVVPTDALGHLHSLVELRLRHLGIGTLKPYSFKRLPRLRHLEIDYWPWLEVLPALSLHSLNLTTLSVTNTNLSSFPGHALRNLPYLTHLNLSFCHIQHIQQGVLDQLPRLQELHLRGAQLVYIEPLAFLGLPALHMLDVSHNQLDSVERAVFKSPDSLQTLLMGGNPLVCDCRLLWLLSGRKPPFLQLPDPQPECSAPERLRGKPLLDLKEPLVTRYVICTKPRIGPNTTQLLLADEGKPVRLNCIADGAPRPSMAWVTPHRQYVTVKSTGRVTVHTDGTLEIKAAELHDSGVYLCVASNAAGNASLSASLAVKSLGISDTSLYANKIRLLADSNGTWANGTVLYNMTNPIDLKTIIISTAMGCLSFLGVVIFCFLLLFAWSRGKGRHKSNFDMEYVPRKSNGTAAEATETSGPRRVNMKMI; the protein is encoded by the coding sequence ATGCGGCGCTTCGCCCTGTACCACTGCCACCCTCTTCTGGGTGGGGCTCTGCTGCTACTGCTGGCTAGCTGCGCCATGGGCTGCCCCGCCCGCTGCGATTGCTCCGCCCAGACCAAGTCAGTCAGCTGCCATCGCAAGCGCCTGCCCACCATCCCTGAGGGCATCCCCATCGAGACCCGGCTTCTGGACCTGAGCAAGAACAAGCTGCGGAGCATCACCCCAGACAACTTCTCCTCCTTCCTACAACTGGAGGATCTGGACCTCAGCGATAACCTGATTGGCGTGGTCGAACCGGGCTCCTTCAAATTTCAGCTCTCCCTGCGCTCGCTGAACTTCCACAGCAACCTCCTCCAGCTGGTCCCTGCCGGCGTGCTCTCCGGCCTGGCCAACCTCACAAGTCTGGACCTCAGCCACAACAGGCTGGTGGTGCTGCTGGACCATGGCTTCCAGGACCTTCGGAGGCTGGTGTCCCTGGAGGTAGGCGACAATGAGCTGGTGTTCATCTCCCAGAGGGCCTTCACGGGCCTGCTGGGCCTACAGAGCCTCACCCTGGAGCGCTGCAACCTGACTGTGGTGCCCACCGATGCCCTGGGGCACCTGCACAGCCTGGTGGAGCTCCGCCTGCGCCACTTGGGCATCGGCACCCTGAAGCCCTATTCCTTCAAGAGACTTCCCCGTCTTCGCCACCTGGAGATCGACTACTGGCCCTGGTTGGAAGTCTTACCCGCTCTGTCACTACATAGCCTCAACCTCACCACGCTCTCTGTCACCAATACCAACTTGTCGTCCTTCCCCGGCCATGCTCTACGCAACCTGCCCTACCTCACGCACCTCAACCTGTCCTTCTGCCACATCCAGCACATCCAGCAAGGGGTGCTAGACCAGCTTCCGCGACTGCAGGAGTTGCACCTGCGAGGAGCTCAACTGGTTTACATTGAACCCCTGGCCTTCCTGGGCCTCCCAGCACTACATATGTTGGACGTGTCCCACAACCAGCTGGACTCAGTGGAGCGAGCTGTGTTCAAGTCCCCTGACAGCCTGCAGACGCTGCTCATGGGGGGGAACCCACTGGTGTGCGACTGCCGGCTCCTATGGCTGCTGAGTGGCCGGAAGCCACCCTTTCTGCAGCTCCCTGACCCCCAGCCCGAGTGCAGTGCCCCTGAGCGCCTCCGTGGGAAACCCCTGCTGGACCTCAAGGAGCCGCTGGTGACACGGTACGTGATCTGCACCAAGCCCCGGATTGGGCCCAACACCACCCAGCTGCTGCTGGCAGATGAGGGGAAGCCTGTTCGGCTCAACTGCATTGCAGACGGGGCTCCTCGGCCCTCCATGGCCTGGGTGACGCCACACAGACAGTATGTCACAGTGAAAAGCACCGGTAGAGTGACGGTCCATACCGACGGCACCCTGGAGATCAAGGCTGCAGAGCTGCACGATAGCGGCGTGTACCTGTGTGTGGCCAGCAATGCGGCGGGCAACGCCAGCCTGTCGGCCTCGCTGGCGGTGAAGAGCCTGGGTATCAGCGACACATCGCTCTACGCCAACAAGATTAGACTCCTGGCGGACTCCAACGGGACCTGGGCCAACGGGACCGTCCTGTACAATATGACAAACCCCATAGACCTGAAGACCATCATCATCTCCACAGCAATGGGCTGCCTGTCCTTCCTGGGCGTGGTCATATTCTGTTTCCTCCTCCTGTTTGCATGGAGTCGTGGGAAGGGAAGGCACAAGAGCAACTTTGACATGGAGTACGTTCCCCGCAAATCGAACGGGACAGCAGCGGAGGCAACTGAGACAAGCGGGCCCAGACGAGTCAACATGAAAATGATTTAA